A DNA window from Pyrus communis chromosome 3, drPyrComm1.1, whole genome shotgun sequence contains the following coding sequences:
- the LOC137729561 gene encoding uncharacterized protein translates to MDLAPEELQFLTIPDIFRESTSIPKQSPKTFYLITLTLIFPLSFAILAHSLFTHPLLNQLQASSTDPAQLHHKWSLLLLFQFCYLIFLFAFSLLSTAAVVFTAASLYTSKPVSFSNTLSAIPKVFKRLFITFLWVSLLMVCYNFVFVGFLILLILAIDTHNPFLLLFSAIVIFLLFLVVHVYITALWHLASVVSVLEPVYGFAAMKKSYELLKGKVGMAFVLVFGYLTLCAVIGAVFGSVVVHGGEDYGVFVRIVVGGFLVGVLVIVNLVGLLLQSVFYYVCKSYHHQEIDKSALHDHLGGYLGEYVPLKSSIQMENLDV, encoded by the coding sequence ATGGATCTGGCGCCGGAGGAGCTCCAATTTCTGACCATCCCAGACATCTTCAGAGAATCCACCTCCATCCCCAAACAGTCCCCCAAGACCTTCTACCTCATAACCCTAACCTTAATTTTCCCTCTCTCCTTCGCCATCCTCGCCCATTCCCTCTTCACCCACCCCCTCCTCAACCAGCTCCAAGCCTCCTCCACCGACCCCGCCCAGCTCCACCACAAATggtccctcctcctcctcttccaatTCTGCTACCTCATATTCCTCTTCGCCTTCTCCCTCCTCTCCACCGCCGCCGTCGTCTTCACCGCTGCCTCCCTCTACACCTCCAAGCCCGTCTCCTTCTCCAACACCCTCTCCGCCATCCCCAAAGTCTTCAAGCGCCTCTTCATCACTTTCCTCTGGGTCTCCCTCCTCATGGTCTGCTACAATTTCGTCTTCGTCggcttcctcatcctcctcatcCTCGCCATCGATACCCATAACccctttctcctcctcttctccGCCATTGtcatcttcctcctcttcctcgtCGTCCATGTCTACATCACCGCCCTCTGGCACTTGGCCAGCGTTGTCTCCGTCCTCGAGCCCGTCTACGGGTTCGCCGCCATGAAGAAGAGCTACGAGCTCCTTAAAGGGAAGGTTGGGATGGCCTTCGTCCTCGTTTTCGGCTACTTGACCCTCTGCGCGGTCATCGGTGCCGTTTTCGGGTCGGTGGTGGTTCACGGCGGGGAGGATTATGGGGTTTTTGTGAGGATTGTGGTTGGTGGGTTTTTGGTGGGTGTGCTGGTGATTGTGAATTTGGTTGGATTGCTATTGCAGAGTGTGTTTTACTATGTCTGCAAGAGTTATCATCACCAGGAGATTGACAAGAGCGCCTTGCACGATCATCTCGGCGGCTATCTTGGAGAGTATGTACCTCTCAAGAGCAGCATTCAGATGGAAAACTTGGATGTCTGA